In Nostoc piscinale CENA21, the genomic stretch CACCTTCGTCATAAGTAAAAGCTTGACATCCACTTAAATTAATGATTGATTCTCCTCCTGCATCCCGGCGCAAACTCAGCATTTGCTGTAAAACTCTACCGGTGTCAGTTCCAGGTTTTAGGGTGACTAATATATTGTCTGCTGTGCAAGGTACGCCTCGGCGGTTAGAAATACACAATACTGGGTAGCCGTTAAAGTTATCTCGGCTGGTGATGAAAAGTGCGCCGTTATCGTAGTAGCGTTGAAATCTGGCAGAGACTATCCTACAACGTTGTGCTGAGGATACTTTTTTAAAGTCGTTAGCAACCCAACGAATCAGCGTTTGATTTCCCCGTGCAGTGCGTACTTTGGTGACAGGTACATTTCCTTCTTGAGTACAGAAGAATTTGTTACCGTCTGCGTAACTTGGTTCAGTTATAGAAATCCCCAAAAATAGAAGCGAAGTCACGGATGCTGCTGCTAATCCTGGTAATAATTGAGCCACTAACCTTAGCTGCATATACCAACTACTAATTGCTAAAATACACCTATGCAATTAAGCTACAACATTTAATCCGGTTTTTTCGCATTTGCTTTATTTTGTTTCACAAAGTCACATATGAACCTGCTTGCAACCAGCAATTTTAATTGCTAAAGCTTGAACATTATAATCGATATTTGCCATTGGTAGAAGCTATGATTAATTTATCTGAAATTAAAACTCAATATAATATACGAACATTTGAAAGTAAAATTTCGTAGTAATTATCTCAATTTAATTAAAAATAAAATGTCATTAAAATTGGAACTTAATGAATCCAAGTAATCGCAGAAAAAAATTGAACCAATGCCTGCTGAAGCAGGAAAAAACAGCGATATGACTATCAATATGAACCTAATGGGTCTGCTATCAAGTTGGGTATTTAAATATCTACAAATTACAGTTTTTTGGGATTAATTATTACTAAAAAATAAAAAAACAGAAATAGCAATTAGTTATTTGCTGAATCATTATCATCATTAGTTACACTTAGCAGGAAGCGGAGGGGAAAGATTCTCCCCCTTGCGTCCTGCACAAGAACTAGGTATACACGGCAATGTTGGGTTGGTGAACTACTAGGTTAAATACTTGCTTCTTGGACTGCTTGCTTTAACTCTTCAAAGGTAATACTACCATCTTTGTCTGAATCATACTGTACTATCAACTCTTGGGGGCTAGTGGTATTTGTTTGTGATGAAATGACTGCACTTAAGCCAGGACTTAAAAAAAGCTCATTAATGGAGATTTTGCCGTCTTGATCGCGGTCTAAGGTATTAAAAAGGGATCGAAGTTCTTGCTCGGTTGTCATAAGTTTTTATCTGAATTAATCTTTCACTTTAATATTTCAAAAATAAACAAACTTATATCAAAAGGCGTAAAAGTAGGTTTCTCTGGGGTTGAGATTAGCAGAACAAAACAAGCTCAACCAAAAAATTCACCCCATCCACTGCACCCAATCGGGAGCCGCCGCCGACTACCCAAACAACTGTGGCTGTGCCTCCTCAAACGCCACAAAATCAATTCTCAATTGCGAATTAGTATTGCCTGCTGCCACCACAAATCAGTGGGGTTTTCCTGTCCCTTCAGATCCTCATTAATGAGGAGTGTGGATGGTAAATGTCACCGCAATAGTCCGTATTCAAAAATGAACTCAACGAGATTGGTGACAATCCCGTTGGTTTTCAAAACCGCGCGTAACAGTTTCCCGTTATACCAATTCTCTATGCAGGCTTATAGAAAATTGGTATTAGTTCCTTTGACAGATCGCAATCTCTGGATATTGCTATCGAATTTTACAACATACCTTAGTTTTCAAAATGTAAAAAATAATTGAAAGTATCAAGTTGAAAAATATTAATTTTTGCTAATTAATCTCAAGAAATTTAGAGGAGCTACCCAAGCAACAATTAGGTTCTAAGGGATTATAGCGT encodes the following:
- a CDS encoding COP23 domain-containing protein, with protein sequence MQLRLVAQLLPGLAAASVTSLLFLGISITEPSYADGNKFFCTQEGNVPVTKVRTARGNQTLIRWVANDFKKVSSAQRCRIVSARFQRYYDNGALFITSRDNFNGYPVLCISNRRGVPCTADNILVTLKPGTDTGRVLQQMLSLRRDAGGESIINLSGCQAFTYDEGDVYVDVKQFLDGQECSSSTP
- a CDS encoding EF-hand domain-containing protein: MTTEQELRSLFNTLDRDQDGKISINELFLSPGLSAVISSQTNTTSPQELIVQYDSDKDGSITFEELKQAVQEASI